In Heptranchias perlo isolate sHepPer1 chromosome 7, sHepPer1.hap1, whole genome shotgun sequence, a genomic segment contains:
- the lypd6b gene encoding ly6/PLAUR domain-containing protein 6B, with product MKLQDTMPITRHPTRVILFQLLILLVDCGFSKNVNFHNVRPPMSPTPFPNSFKCFTCNNALDNYECNRWAEDKWCPQHTEYCLTVHRFTSHGRSESVSKRCVSKEECHSVGCRHIRKFGHTECISCCEGMICNIEVPTNHTNAVFVVKQLHRFSSSANIRVLSITWITAALLVVLLV from the exons ATGAAATTACAAGATACTATGCCCATAACTCGCCATCCTACAAGAGTcatcctcttccagctcctcatcctcctagtggattgtgggtttAGCAAAAATGTCAACTTTCATAACGTGAGGCCGCCAATGTCTC cAACTCCATTTCCAAACAGCTTCAAGTGCTTTACTTGCAACAACGCTTTGGACAATTATGAGTGTAACAGATGGGCTGAAGATAAATGGTGCCCTCAGC ATACAGAGTATTGCCTTACAGTCCACAGATTTACAAGCCATGGCAGGAGTGAATCAGTCTCAAAGAGATGCGTTTCAAAGGAGGAATGTCATTCTGTTGGCTGCCGTCATATCAGGAAGTTTGGTCATACA gagTGCATTTCCTGTTGTGAAGGGATGATCTGCAACATTGAAGTGCCAACAAATCATACAAATGCAGTGTTTGTGGTTAAACAGCTCCACAGGTTCTCTTCATCTGCCAACATTAGGGTGCTAAGCATAACCTGGATCACAGCAGCGCTACTAGTTGTTCTGCTGGTATGA